The DNA region ATATGATAATTGATGATTTTTTTTCAGAAAATAATATAAAAGAATTAAATAGATTATTAAGAATAGATGATGATATTGAAGAAGCAAAAGTTAGGAAATTAACAAGAATTAATAGTATTGATAAAAAGTTAGATAAAAGTATCAGAAAAACAAAAATTCATAAAATTCCTAGTAAATTTGATGAATTGTATCAAAAGCAATTCATTTTTTTTCAAAAAAGAATAGAAGATTTTTTTAAAATGGCACTTACTACATCAACATCAGTACAAATTCTTGAATATACTAAAGGAAGCTTCTATAAAGCTCATAGTGATGATTCTAATATGTTATTAAAAGATGATAAACTAGTGGGGTTTAAACCTGTAGCAGAACAAAGAAAAATTACAACAGTTCTTTTTTTATCTGATGATTATGAAGGTGGTGAATTAATTTTCAATTATCTTTATAATGAAGATAAAGAAGTTGTTAAGATTAGAGGTAAAAAAGGACAAATGGTTGTTTTTCTTAGTAATCCCATTTTTACACATGAAGTAAAAGAGGTAAAAACTGGAAATAGATTTACTCTAGTTCAATGGCATGACGCAGTTTTAAATTAGGAAATAATAATGGAAGAAGATGATGATTTTACAATGGGTAGTTTAATGCCTAAATATTTGAATAAATCAGATTCAATTTATCAAATAGTTTTTTTTATTTCAAAAAAAGAAGACTATTCAAGTGCAGCAAAAGTGCTAATAACACAAAGATTAAAAATTGGATATTTGTTTTATTCTAAAATGGTTTCAAAAATACAAATTGCAAAATTAGTAGATACTATTATAAATAAAGGATAAGAAATTTCTTTCTTATCCTAAAAAATCAATAATATCAACAGCAGCAGTAGCACCGTCACCAGCAGCACAAACGACTTGTTTAGCAGCATCAATTCTCACATCACCAGCAGCATATAAACCAGATAAAGAAGTTCTCATTTTTAAATCAACAATAACTTGACCTTGATCATCAGTATCACATATAAATGTTCCATCTTCATTTTTTATTGGCTCATTTAATACATCTCTTCCTACAAAAATAAATACCCCTGGTACATCTAATTGTCTTATTGTTCCATCTTCTTTACTTTTTACTTTTAATCCTGTAACACCTGATGCATCTCCAAACACTTCCTCCACATCTACATTTGTTACTTCTTCTATATTCTCAGTCTTCTTCATATGCTCTATTGTACTTGGTGCTGCTCTATATGTATCTCTTCTATGTACTAAATATACTTTACTACATATCTTTGATAAATATACTGCCTCTTCTAAAGCTGAATCTCCTCCTCCAACTACTGCAACCTCTTTTCCTTTATAAAAAAATCCATCACAAGTTGCACAAGTAGAAATTCCTCTTCCAAAAAACTCATTTTCACCTTTAAATCCTGCACGTCTTGGAACTGATCCTGTAGCTAATAATACAGATTTAGATTCAAATGTACTTCCATCATCAGCAGTTAAAATAAAAATATCACCATTCTTTACAACAGAAGATATTTTTTTCATTTCATGTTTTAAACCGAACTTCATAGCTTGTTGTGGCCATGATTGCATTAAATCTAATCCTGAAACAACTTCTAATTGTCCTGGATAATTTTCAATTTCTGAACTACCAGTGATTTGACCTCCAGGCATCCCCATTTCAAACATTACTACTTCTTTTAATCCACCTCTTGTTGAGTATAACCCAGCTGTTAATCCTGCTGGCCCTCCTCCTATTATCGCTAAATCTAACATTTTTAATTCCTTATTTTGTTTTATTTTATATAATTATGATGAAATTCTATAATATAAAGGATAAAAATTATCTTAAGAAAAAAATTATAAATAAATAAAAAATATCTTAAAATATAAAGCTAATAAAAAAACAATAAAAAAGATTAAAAAATTTTATGTACAATTTCACCATAAATAAAAAATATTAAAGGAAAAAAAATGTTAGTTACAAAAAAAGCTATAGATTTCACAGCAGCAGCTGTATTAGAAGATGGTCAAATTGTTGAGGATTTTAATTTATATGATAATATTGGAGAAAAAGGTGCTGTTGTATTTTTCTATCCAATGGATTTTACTTTTGTTTGTCCATCTGAAATCATTGCTTTCTCTAAAAGAGTTGATGAGTTCAAAGAAAGAGGAATTAATGTAATTGGAGTATCAGTAGATTCACAATTTTCACACTTTGCATGGAGAGAAACACCAGTTGAACAAGGTGGAATTGGAAGAGTAAGATTCCCTCTAGTTGCAGATATTACAAAACAAATTTCAAAAGATTTTGATGTATTATTTGAAGAGTCTGTTGCATTAAGAGGATCATTCTTAATAGATAAAGATGGAACAGTAAGACATGCAGTAATAAATGACTTACCATTAGGAAGAAATATAGATGAAATGGTAAGAATGGTAGATACTATGATATTTACAAATGA from Malaciobacter molluscorum LMG 25693 includes:
- a CDS encoding peroxiredoxin; the encoded protein is MLVTKKAIDFTAAAVLEDGQIVEDFNLYDNIGEKGAVVFFYPMDFTFVCPSEIIAFSKRVDEFKERGINVIGVSVDSQFSHFAWRETPVEQGGIGRVRFPLVADITKQISKDFDVLFEESVALRGSFLIDKDGTVRHAVINDLPLGRNIDEMVRMVDTMIFTNEHGEVCPAGWNKGDEGMKADKDGVASYLANNEGKL
- a CDS encoding 2OG-Fe(II) oxygenase, with the protein product MVQISNYIYCKDDILQLDMPTKLFPNPYYDYPYMIIDDFFSENNIKELNRLLRIDDDIEEAKVRKLTRINSIDKKLDKSIRKTKIHKIPSKFDELYQKQFIFFQKRIEDFFKMALTTSTSVQILEYTKGSFYKAHSDDSNMLLKDDKLVGFKPVAEQRKITTVLFLSDDYEGGELIFNYLYNEDKEVVKIRGKKGQMVVFLSNPIFTHEVKEVKTGNRFTLVQWHDAVLN
- the trxB gene encoding thioredoxin-disulfide reductase: MLDLAIIGGGPAGLTAGLYSTRGGLKEVVMFEMGMPGGQITGSSEIENYPGQLEVVSGLDLMQSWPQQAMKFGLKHEMKKISSVVKNGDIFILTADDGSTFESKSVLLATGSVPRRAGFKGENEFFGRGISTCATCDGFFYKGKEVAVVGGGDSALEEAVYLSKICSKVYLVHRRDTYRAAPSTIEHMKKTENIEEVTNVDVEEVFGDASGVTGLKVKSKEDGTIRQLDVPGVFIFVGRDVLNEPIKNEDGTFICDTDDQGQVIVDLKMRTSLSGLYAAGDVRIDAAKQVVCAAGDGATAAVDIIDFLG